From the Streptomyces sp. NBC_00390 genome, the window GCTGTTCGCCCGCATCGCGCGTTACTACACGGCGGTCGGCCGGGAACTGGGACTCGGCCGGGTCCCGCCGCCGGTGCGGCGTACCGATTCCCTGGTCATCGTGCCGGTCGGCGAGATCAGCAAGCTCGCCCAGCACGCGCTGACGGCCGCCGGCTCCCTCGGCCGTGAGGTCGTGGCGGTCGCCGTGCACGACGACCCCGCCAAGGCCCGGAGTCTTCAGGAGAGTTGGGACAGCTGGGATCCGGGAATCCGTCTCGACATCATCGACAGCCCGCACCGCTCGCTCGTGGAGCCCATCGTCGCCTATGTCCGGCGCGAGGCGGCGACGGGGCGGCAGATCGCCGTTCTCATCCCCGAGGTCGAGCCGCGCCACCGCCGTTACCAGATCCTGCAGAACCAGCGCGGCCTCCTGCTGGCCGCGGCGCTGAGGGCACGTACCGACGTGATCGTCTGCATCCTCCCCTACCGCCTGAACCTGTGACGAACGGGTGTGGCGAGGAGGTAAAGGTTCCAGGGGTCCTCGGCCGCGTGTTCCGGCCAGCGCCTATGCTGCCGCGAGATTACAAGATCACCTTGCGGAACATGACGCAGCGATGCCCGACAGGGCGGAACAACGGGGACATGAACAAGTACACAGTGATGGCCGCGGGCCTCGTTCTGTCGCTCGGACTGGTCGCAGGCTGCGACTCCTCCGGCGGCGCGGACACCGACGGACAGGACAAGGCCGGCAGTTCACAAGCTTCCGGGGGTGGCGCCAAGCCCACCGGGCCGGTCTACGACGGCCCGGCGATACCCGGCCTCGCCGAGAAGCAGGCATGGAGCCTGCCGTCCTCCGAAGCCATCGACCTCGGTGACACCTTCCTGTTCGTCAAGGGCACGAACGGCGACTACAGCACCGGAGGGCTGTACGAGAACGAGCCCATCGACGGCACGACGGGAACCCTCCACGCCGGCGACGAACCGGAGCCCCTCACCCTGGAGTTCCGCGATGTGAAGACCGGCACCGTACGCAAGAGCCTGAAGGTGACGGCCGACCGTGTCGCCGCCACCACCTGGCACGACGGTGTTCCGGCGCTCGAGGTGCGCACCAGCAGCACCGCGGAGTCCGACGGACTGAGCGCGGAGAAGACCACCGTCACGGTCACCGTCTACGGAGGCGACGGCGCGCAGCTGGGGAAGGCCGAGCACGCCGAGGGCACCTTCCACGTCCACGAAGGCCACATCGTCGAGCAGGCCGGCGACGCGAGCCTGCAGCTCACCCCCCTCGACGGCGGGAAGCCCCGCAAGGTCACCTGCACCGGCCAACTGGCGCACTGCTCCTTCGATCCGCGCAACAAGGACATCGACGGCGGTCAGGCGCACGCCCCGCTGATCACCGGCACGTACGCCTTCCACGTGGAGAACGCGTCCACGTACGAGGACGAGCCGGAGCAGCTCGTCATGTCCGACCTCACCACCGGCAAGAAGGTGTGGAGCACCGCGGACGTCATCCCGCCCGCGGGCGTGGAGCTGAACGAGGACAAGGAGCGGACCTCCGGTGCCGTCCGCGTGCTCGACGTCCGCGACGGCCGGATCCTCACCGCGTGGGGTGCCGGTGCCCTCTCCCCGGACACCTGGGTCACGGCGACGTACGACGTCGGCAGCGGCAAGCAGATCGGCGGCTCCACCACGTACGCCTACGCCGACAACCCCGGCGACACGGTCAACACGGAGGGTTCATCCGTCCTCTCCCCCGACCACCGGCTGGCGGCGGCCGCCACCGAGACCGGCACCGCCGTGTGGCAGCTCGCCGACGGCAAGGCGGTCTGGGCGCAGCAGGACGGCGAGAACCTGATGACGCCGCTGCGCTTCTCGCCGAGCGGCGTGCTGTACGGCACCGCGGAGGGAGACGGGGACGGGGAGACCGTGCTCGCAGTCGACGGCCGCACGAAGAAGGTGCTCACCAAGAGTCTGCCCGAGGAGAACGTCCCGCTGTTCTCCCAGCCGTCGGGTTACGGCTACTTCAGCACGGAGGACGGCTTCTTCGTCTTCCCCGCGCAGGCGTAGTCCTCCGGCCCCGCCTCCCGGGCCCGGGGGCCCCGGCCTGCCGCCGCCCGGGCAAGGGAACCGGAGCGGCGTGGCCCTTGCCCACCGCGGCCGCTGGATGACCCACGGACCCGGAGAGGTGCGCCCGCCGGCTGCGCACTGCCCCTTCCGCTCGACCGCGACGGGAGGAGCGAGCAGCCGGCCTCGGCGCGTCATGGACGAGCCGGTCCGCCCGCCGGGGAGACTTTCGCCATGACCAACGCAGCGAAGGCAGTCCTGGAGGGCGGCCCCGACGAGCTTCCTGAGCGGATCGTTCCCGTCACGACGCCCGGGGAGGACCTCAAGATCCCGTTCCGTGGCGGGTACGAGCACTTCAGGGCCACGGCGCGTCAACAGGAAACCGGCGAGGGCGCATTGCCCGTCTACGAATGGTGGGAGCGCACGGAACTCCCCGGGTAGGCACCGACCGGGTCAGGCCGGCCGCCAAGGCAGCAGCGCGGCCTGATCACACCCTCACCGGGTGATCCATCATGAGGACATGTGGTGGCACGGTGAACCAGCAGTGGTGGACAGGGCGTTGCTGCTGAACGAGCTCCGGTTCGATCCGGACGCGGTCCACGAGCTCGACCGCCCTTGCTCCTCGTCCCGGGCGACCATGTCCTTCTCCAGGGCCGGCAGGTGGTCATCGAACGCGCGGCCGGGTACACGGAGCGTCCCGCCGGCCGCTGGTCGCCGTGGTGCTGGAAGTGGCGTCTCGTCTGAGACGGCCCTGCCGGGAGAGTGCGGCGCAGCGCCCCGAACAGGTGCGCCGTCCGGGGACGCGTGCATCAGCGCGCACACGCGGCCCGCATCGGCACTACCGTGGGAGTACGCCCACAAGGAAAGAGCGGCAAGAGGTGGCACCATGGCCAGCCTGAGCGAGCGGAAGTCCCTGCGCAGACAGATCCTCCGTGAGATCTACGATCGGTCCGGCGGGACGTCGGCTCTGATCGATGCCAAGGTTCTGCAGGTGGATCTCGGTGTGAGCGATCACGAAATGGCCGCCGCTTGCGAGTACCTGGCAGGGGAAGGCCTGGCCCTCCTCGAGGCCGACACCTTCGGCACCGCCGCGACGCCGAGCCTGATCGCGCTGACGCACAAGGGAGTCGTCCAGGCCGAGGACGGGGCGGGCGACTGACCCGGCCGGTCCGATGAAACGCCCGGTGCCGGGCCGGGCCGCCACCGGCCGCGGCGCGCGGTGGGATCAAACGAATAAACCGCGATGACCGGCGTCGGCCATGTTCTCCCGGGAATTCACCCTGGAAATCCGACACCGCGAACGAGTCCGTGCTACCTTGGTTTGCAGTTGCAGTTTTGGTACCCATGAACTTGTGTGCACCTGACGAGACGTTCAGGTGTGTTTTTGTTTTTCCGGTCTCTCCGGGTGGGTCATTGCGGCGACGGGAAATTCGCACACGGCGGATTTCCAGAACTGCCCCTATTTGAGGAGATCTCCATGGCTACTGGCACTGTGAAGTGGTTCAACGCCGAAAAGGGCTTCGGCTTCATCGCGCAGGACGGCGGCGGCGCCGACGTCTTCGCCCACTACTCGAACATCGCCACCCAGGGCTTCCGTGAGCTGCAGGAAGGCCAGAAGGTGAACTTCGACGTCACGCAGGGCCCGAAGGGCCCGCAGGCCGAGAACATCGTCCCGGCCTGACGCCGGCACGCACCGCACAGCAGGGCCCGTATCCCCTCGGAGGGGGTACGGGCCCTCGCGTGTGCCGGCCGTGAACCCGGCCATCGATTGTCGGGCTCCCGTGCCGCGCCGGAATACTCCCTGCCGCACCGAGAGTATTCCGTATCTTCGCGGCCCCGGCTGTGCCGTTCCCGGTGCACGACCCCCGGGACGGAATTTCCGGCCCGGGGGCGGGACCGCGTGATGCCGGCATTTACCGGACCCCATTGTCGAACATACGTCGCCATATATACCGACGCTGCTGACCCGGTACGGAAACAGCCGGCTCCGGCTGCCCCCACTCGCCCCGCCCGGATCCGGCCACGGTTGCCGCCGCGGGGCTCGGCCCGCCTGCCCTGCCGACGTCGGCCCGACCGGCGGCCCGTGCAGCGTCCGCAGCCGAGCCGCCGTCGCCGCGCAGTCGCATGCTGCTTGAACTGAAGCCGCCGGCATGCCGTACACATAACGGCGGCCCCATTCTTTCGAGTGGTCCGCCCTGCCTCACCGCGCCTCGCACGGAAGGACCTTCGGGTGTCGCTTTGGACGCGCTCTCGTCAACTGCTCCATACGGACAACGCAACAACGGAGGACGGCCCCGCACCGGCCGGGTCCGGATCCCCTGAGGGCACCGCCGAAGCCGGCGCCGACGGGGCCGAACCGGGTGAGGCCGTCGCCGAGAGCGGGCGGAGCAAGCACCCGGTCGTGGCGCGAGTGATCACTGCACTCGCCGCCGTACTCGTGCTCTTCGCCCTCCTCGTGCCGAACGAACTCGGCCGCATCACACCCGGCACGTTCGCGCGCATCCCGGTGGAGGGGATCTTCGGCGCCGCGGTACTGCTCGTCCTGCCGCCGAAGGCGAGGCGGACGGGAGCGCTGCTGGCCGGGGCGATCCTGGGCCTGCTCACCATCCTGAAGTTCCTCGACATGGGCTTCTACTCGGTTCTCGACCGGCCGTTCGACCTGGTCCTCGACTGGATCCTGCTCGACGACGCGCAGTCCTTCCTCACGGACACCGTCGGCCGGGCAGGCGCGGTCGGTGCCGTGATCGGGGTCGTGGTCGTCGTCCTCGCCCTGCTCGTTCTCATGGCCCTGGCCGTCGTCCGGCTGAGCCATGTCGTGGCCCGGCACAGCGCCGTGGCGACCCGCAGCCTTCTGGTCGCCGGGACCGTCTGGACCCTCTGCACGGCGCTCGGCCTGCAGATAGCCGGCGTCCCGGTCGCATCCAGGACCACGGCCGGGTTCGTCGAAAACCGTGCGGAGCAGGTGCGGGCCGGCCTGAAGGACAGGGAGACGTTCGCCAAGGAGTCCGCCGTGGACGCCTACCGCGACACCCCGCCCGACCAACTGCTGACCGGACTGCGCGGCAAGAACGTCATCTTCGCCTTCATCGAGAGCTACGGCCGCAGCGCGATCCAGGACCCGGAGATGGCTCCCCAGGTCGGTGCGGTACTCGCGGACGGGACGAACAGGCTGCGTGCGGCCGGTTTCTCCACCCGCAGCGCCTTTCTCACCTCGCCGACGACGGGCGCGGGCAGCTGGCTGGCCCACTCCACGTTCATGTCAGGCCTGTGGATCAAGAACCAGCAGCGCTACCGCACCCTGACCTCGAGCGACCGCTTCACCCTCACCCGCGCCTTCCAGCGCGCGGGCGCCTGGCGGACGGTCGGCATCATGCCGGGCGTCACCCGGTCCTGGCCCGAGGGGAAGTTCTACGGTCTCGACCACGTCTACGACTCCCGGCAACTCGGTTACAAGGGGCCGAAGTTCAGCTGGACACCGGTACCCGACCAGTACAGCCTGTCGGCCTTCGAACGCCTGGAACACGGCAAGGCGGGCCACAAGCCGATGATGACGGAGATCATTCTCGCGTCCAGCCACAATCCCTGGGCGCCCATACCCGAGATGATCGGCTGGGACGAGGTCGGTGACGGCTCGGTCTACCACGCCATCAAGAAGGCGGGCAAAGACCCCAAGGACGTGTGGAAGGATCCCGACCAGGTGCGCACCGAGTACCGGCGTGCCATCGAGTACTCGCTGAACAGCCTCATCTCCTACGTGGAGAAGTACGGCGACGACGACACCGTGCTCGTCTTCCTCGGCGATCACCAGCCCGTCCGGACGGTCACCGAAGGCAACCTCGGCCGGGACGTACCGATCGCGATCGTCGCGCGCGACCCTGCCGTGATGGACCGGATCTCCGGCTGGGACTGGCAGGAGGGTCTGAAGCCCGGGCTTGAGGCTCCGGTCTGGCGGATGGACACCTTCCGCGACCGCTTCCTGAACGCCTACGGCCCGCAGCCCGGCAAGGTCCCGTCTCCGTAGCGGGGAGCAACGACCAGGAGCCGGCGAACGCGCCGGCCCGGTACACAGGAAGGTCCGGTCGGCGGTGCCGACCGGACCTTCCTGCCTCTCGGCGGGCCATGTCCCGCGCGAGGCGGGAGCCGCTCAGACCCTCTCGTGCACCGCGTCCGGGACCACCGGAGCGCACTCACGGACCCTGACGCGCCACAGCCACCTGATGTCCCGCCCGAAGGACCAGACGAGCAGCGCCAGTGCCACCAGGACCGCCGTGTGGGCGGCCAGGAGCGGCAGGACGCCTGCGGCGGCGACGAGCAGGACGATCCCCTGCATCGCGGCCACCGTCTTACGGGCCATGCTCGGCGGCAGCGGCCCGTTCAGCCACGGAAGTGCCCGGGCGGCCGCGACGAAGACGTAGCGCATGACGCCGATCAACAGCACCCATGCGCCCAGCGACATGGCGACGTAGACGCTGAGCACCAGGATGAGGAAGGCGTCGACCTCCATGTCGAAGCGCGCCCCCAAAGGGGACTCCGTCCCTGTGCGCCGCGCGACCTGGCCGTCGACCGCGTCCAGCGCCAGCGCCACCGCGGTGAGGACGACCAGCACCGCGACCGGCGGGGGGCTCGCGAAGGAGTCCGCGACCAGCGCGGTCACCCCTCCGACGAGCATCGTCCGGGCCAGGGTGACACCGTTGGCCGGTCCGAACGGCCTGTGCCACGACCGGCGCAGGGCTCGCGTGAGCAGGGCCCAGGTGCCGACCGTGAAGGCCAGACCCGTCAGCCATCCCGCGGGCCCCAGTCCGATCACCGCGCCGAGAAGGCCCAGCAGGACCGACTGCACGGCCGCACCGGCGGCCGCCGCCGGGCACAGCACCCTTGTGTCATATGTGTGGCTCAGAGCCAACGCGCACCACCCTCCGGCTGTGTGACAGAGTCGATGAGTGCCGCGTACCGTGTGCGCCGCCTCATGATTACCAGAACGGAATCCGTTACCCGAGCGTTCAGCAGGAGGACGTCGATGGAGCGCGCCGCACGCGCCTTCTGGCTCCGCTCCCCCGGCCAGGGCGAGATACGGGATGTCTCCCTGCCCGAGCCGGGCGGCGACGACGTCGTGGTGCGCACGCTGTGTTCCGGGGTGAGCCGTGGCACGGAGAGCCTCGTCTTCCGCGGCGGCGTGCCCCGAAGCCAGCACACCGCGATGCGGGCGCCGTTCCAGGACGGCGAGTTCCCCGGGCCGGTCAAGTACGGCTACCTCAATGTCGGCCTCGTCGAGGAAGGGCCGCACCACCTCGTCGGACGCACGGTCTTCTGCCTCTATCCGCACCAGAGCCGGTACGTCGTCCCGGCGAGTGCCGTGACCCTCGTACCGGACACCGTGCCCGCCGGGCGGGCGGTGCTGGCCGGGACCGTGGAGACCGCGGTGAACGCCCTGTGGGACGCCGCGCCGATGGTCGGCGACCGGATCGCCGTCGTGGGAGCCGGCATGATCGGCTGCTCCGTGGCCGCTCTTGCCGCCCGGTATCCCGGCGTCCGCGTCCAGCTGATCGATTCCGACCCTGCCCGAGCCGCCGTGGCCGAGGCGCTGGGCGTCGACTTCGCCCTCCCCGAGGACGCACTGGGCGCCTGCGACCTCGCCGTCCACGCCAGCGCCACCGAGGCCGGACTGGCTCGCTCACTGGAGCTCCTCGCCCCGGAGGGAACGGTGCTGGAGCTGAGCTGGTACGGCGACCGCCGGATCAGCGTGCCGCTGGGGGAGGCCTTCCACTCCGGCCGGCTGGTCCTGCGCGGCAGCCAGGTCGGTCGGGTGTCCGAGGCACGGCGCTCCCGCCGGACCTTCGCCGACCGGCTCGCGCTCTCGCTCGAACTGCTCGCCGACCCCGCCTTCGACGCACTTGTCACGGGAGAGTGCGCGTTCGAGGAGTTGCCGTCGGTCATGTCCCGGATCGCCGCCGGCGAACTTCCCGGGCTCTGCCACCGCGTCGTGTACGACACGGCCGCACCACCGGCTTCGGCCTGAATCTCCGGTCCGGATCTCCGAACGACCTGGGCGTTTGAACACGCAGTACGCTCCGGCCGTACTGAAAGGCAGGGGCCGTCAGCGGCCGCATGCTTCCGACCGGGAGGTCACAGCCGTTGTTCAGCGTCACCGTCCGCGAGCACCTCATGATCGCTCACAGCTTCCGCGGAGAGGTCTTCGGACCCGCACAGCGTCTGCACGGAGCGACGTTCCTTGTGGACGCCACCTTCCGCCGTCCCGAGTTGGACGCCGACAACATCGTCGTCGACATCGGCCTGGCCACCAGTGAACTGGGTTCGGTGGTGGGTGAGTTCAACTACCGCAATCTCGACGACGAGGCCCAGTTCGAGGGCATCAACACCTCAACGGAGTTCCTGGCCAAGGTGATCGCCGACCGGCTGGCCGACCGGGTGCAGGCCGGCGCGCTGGGCGAGGGCGCCCGCGGCCTGACCGGCATCACGGTCACCCTGCACGAGTCGCACATCGCGTGGGCGAGTTACGAGCGGTCTCTGTGAACCACGCAGCCGCCGCCCTCCCCGAGCGCTCCGTGCGGGTCGTGATGCCCGGGGGCGTCGACGATCCGGCGGCGCCGAGCGGCGGCAACATCTACGACCGCCGGGTGTGCCGGGACCTGCCCCAGGTCGGCTGGCAGGTCCACGAGCACCTCGTCGCCGGCGCATGGCCGCAGCCCGGGGCCACCGCGCGTGCGGAACTGGCCCGGATCCTGCGGGAGTCGGCGGACGGCACCGTCGTCCTCCTCGACGGAATCGTCGCCTGCGGCGTCCCCGACGTCATCGTGCCCGAGGCCGAGCGGCTGCGTCTGGCGGTGCTGGTGCATCTGCCGCTGGGCGACGAGACGGGACTCGCCCCGGAGACGGCGGCGGCTCTGGACGCCGCGGAGCGCAGGACGCTGCGGGCCGTGGCAGCGGTCGTGGCGACCAGTGACTGGGCGGCCGACCGGCTCGTGGAGCACCACGGGCTCGAGGCCGGCCGGGTCCATGTCGCCGCCCCCGGGGCCGACATAGCTCCGTTGGCTGCCGGCACCGCATCCGGCACCGACAGCGCGCCGCGCCTGCTGTGCGTCGCCTCGGTGACCCCGCGCAAGGGGCAACTCGAGCTGGTGGAGGCCCTCGGAGCCGTCGCCGGTCTGCCGTGGAGCTGCACCTTCGTCGGCGGACTGGCCCACGACCCCGGCTACGTCGCCCGGCTCAGGAAACTGATCGGTCGGTACGGCCTCGACGAGAGGGTGCACCTCGTCGGCCCCCGGACCGGCGCCGGGCTGAACGCGAGTTACGCCGCCGCCGACCTTCTGGTGCTCGCCTCCCGTGCCGAGACGTACGGCATGGCCGTGACCGAGGCTCTCGCGCGGGGCGTTCCCGTACTGGCGACGGCCGTCGGCGGAGTCCCGGAAGCGGTCGGGCACGCGCCCGGCGGCGGCGTGCCGGGCGTCCTCGTGCCGCCGGCGGATCCGGCGGCACTCACTGCGGCGTTGCGCCACTGGCTCAGCGAGCCCGGCGAGCGCCATCGTTCGAAGGTGGCCGCGCGAGGCCGGCGCACGGCGCTGGCGGGCTGGGAGACGACCTCGCGAAGCCTTGCCAAGGCGCTTGAGCAGCTCCGGCTGGAGCCTCGGAGGAACATATGAACGGGACCGACCGACCTCGTTACGCGCCGGAGTGGCTGGCACTGCGGGAGGGCGCCGACGCCGCCGCCCGCGCACCCGAACTCCTCGGCCCGCTGCGGCAGCACCTGGAGAACGCCGAGCGAGGGGCCGCGGGACTGGTGGTACGCGACCTCGGCTGCGGCACCGGTTCCATGGGGCGCTGGCTCGCCCCCCGGCTGAACGGTCCGCAGCACTGGATCCTGCACGACCACGACCCGGAGCTGCTCGAACTGGCCGCCGCGCAGATGCCCCGTACCGCCGCCGACGGCAGCCCCGTCACGGTCACGACGGAACCCGGCGACATCGCGCGCCTGACCGCCGAACGCCTCGCCGGCACCTCGCTGGTGACGGCCTCCGCACTGCTGGACCTGCTCACCCGCGACGAACTGGACGCACTCGCCGCGGCCTGCGCCGGGGCCCGCTGCCCGGCCCTGCTGGCGCTGTCCGTGGTGGGGCGGGTCGACCTCACCCCGGCCGACCCGCTGGACGCCGCGATCACCGACGCGTTCAACGCCCATCAGCGCCGCGTCGATGACGGCCGCCGGCTCCTCGGGCCCGACGCCGTGGCGGCGGCCTCCGTGGCCTTCGCGCACCACGGTCTGACCGTACGGGCGCAGCCCAGCCAGTGGCAGCTCGGTCCTGGCTCCCGGCTCCCGGCGGCCTCCGCGCAGCCGGGCGCGGGCTCCGACGGGTCCGCGCTGGCGGCGGAGTGGCTGCGGGGCTGGGTGAGCGCCGCCTGTGAGCAGCAGCCGGATCTCGCGCCGCGCGCCGACACGTATCTGCAGAGCCGCCTGGCGGCGTGCGAGGCAGGTGAGTTGCGGGTGGTGGTGCATCACAGCGATGTGCTGGCCGTGCCCAGGCCGGCCGGCGGTACCTCGTGATCCCGCAGGCGCTCCGGGCCCGGCTGGGCATGCTCGTGGGAGCGGCCGTCCTGGCGGCGATGCTGTGGTGGCAGGGCACCGGCGCCTTCCTCGACGGCCTGCGGGGGATCGACGGCCCCACCCTCCTGGCCGCTCTGGGCCTCGGCCTGTTCACCACCGTGCTCAGCGCGTGGCGCTGGCGCCTGGTGGCCCGCGGTCTGAGCATCGAGCTGCCGCTGGGCCGGGCCGTCGCCGACTACTACCGCGCCCTGTTCCTGAACGCCGCGCTGCCCGGCGGCGTCCTCGGCGACGTGCACCGCGCGGTACGGCACGGGCAGAGCTCCGGTGACGTCGGCCGGGGCGTC encodes:
- a CDS encoding DUF5988 family protein, whose protein sequence is MTNAAKAVLEGGPDELPERIVPVTTPGEDLKIPFRGGYEHFRATARQQETGEGALPVYEWWERTELPG
- a CDS encoding 6-pyruvoyl trahydropterin synthase family protein — translated: MFSVTVREHLMIAHSFRGEVFGPAQRLHGATFLVDATFRRPELDADNIVVDIGLATSELGSVVGEFNYRNLDDEAQFEGINTSTEFLAKVIADRLADRVQAGALGEGARGLTGITVTLHESHIAWASYERSL
- a CDS encoding cold-shock protein translates to MATGTVKWFNAEKGFGFIAQDGGGADVFAHYSNIATQGFRELQEGQKVNFDVTQGPKGPQAENIVPA
- a CDS encoding class I SAM-dependent methyltransferase, whose protein sequence is MNGTDRPRYAPEWLALREGADAAARAPELLGPLRQHLENAERGAAGLVVRDLGCGTGSMGRWLAPRLNGPQHWILHDHDPELLELAAAQMPRTAADGSPVTVTTEPGDIARLTAERLAGTSLVTASALLDLLTRDELDALAAACAGARCPALLALSVVGRVDLTPADPLDAAITDAFNAHQRRVDDGRRLLGPDAVAAASVAFAHHGLTVRAQPSQWQLGPGSRLPAASAQPGAGSDGSALAAEWLRGWVSAACEQQPDLAPRADTYLQSRLAACEAGELRVVVHHSDVLAVPRPAGGTS
- a CDS encoding sulfatase, translating into MSLWTRSRQLLHTDNATTEDGPAPAGSGSPEGTAEAGADGAEPGEAVAESGRSKHPVVARVITALAAVLVLFALLVPNELGRITPGTFARIPVEGIFGAAVLLVLPPKARRTGALLAGAILGLLTILKFLDMGFYSVLDRPFDLVLDWILLDDAQSFLTDTVGRAGAVGAVIGVVVVVLALLVLMALAVVRLSHVVARHSAVATRSLLVAGTVWTLCTALGLQIAGVPVASRTTAGFVENRAEQVRAGLKDRETFAKESAVDAYRDTPPDQLLTGLRGKNVIFAFIESYGRSAIQDPEMAPQVGAVLADGTNRLRAAGFSTRSAFLTSPTTGAGSWLAHSTFMSGLWIKNQQRYRTLTSSDRFTLTRAFQRAGAWRTVGIMPGVTRSWPEGKFYGLDHVYDSRQLGYKGPKFSWTPVPDQYSLSAFERLEHGKAGHKPMMTEIILASSHNPWAPIPEMIGWDEVGDGSVYHAIKKAGKDPKDVWKDPDQVRTEYRRAIEYSLNSLISYVEKYGDDDTVLVFLGDHQPVRTVTEGNLGRDVPIAIVARDPAVMDRISGWDWQEGLKPGLEAPVWRMDTFRDRFLNAYGPQPGKVPSP
- a CDS encoding glycosyltransferase family 4 protein gives rise to the protein MPGGVDDPAAPSGGNIYDRRVCRDLPQVGWQVHEHLVAGAWPQPGATARAELARILRESADGTVVLLDGIVACGVPDVIVPEAERLRLAVLVHLPLGDETGLAPETAAALDAAERRTLRAVAAVVATSDWAADRLVEHHGLEAGRVHVAAPGADIAPLAAGTASGTDSAPRLLCVASVTPRKGQLELVEALGAVAGLPWSCTFVGGLAHDPGYVARLRKLIGRYGLDERVHLVGPRTGAGLNASYAAADLLVLASRAETYGMAVTEALARGVPVLATAVGGVPEAVGHAPGGGVPGVLVPPADPAALTAALRHWLSEPGERHRSKVAARGRRTALAGWETTSRSLAKALEQLRLEPRRNI
- a CDS encoding CDP-alcohol phosphatidyltransferase family protein — protein: MALSHTYDTRVLCPAAAAGAAVQSVLLGLLGAVIGLGPAGWLTGLAFTVGTWALLTRALRRSWHRPFGPANGVTLARTMLVGGVTALVADSFASPPPVAVLVVLTAVALALDAVDGQVARRTGTESPLGARFDMEVDAFLILVLSVYVAMSLGAWVLLIGVMRYVFVAAARALPWLNGPLPPSMARKTVAAMQGIVLLVAAAGVLPLLAAHTAVLVALALLVWSFGRDIRWLWRVRVRECAPVVPDAVHERV
- a CDS encoding zinc-dependent alcohol dehydrogenase, which encodes MERAARAFWLRSPGQGEIRDVSLPEPGGDDVVVRTLCSGVSRGTESLVFRGGVPRSQHTAMRAPFQDGEFPGPVKYGYLNVGLVEEGPHHLVGRTVFCLYPHQSRYVVPASAVTLVPDTVPAGRAVLAGTVETAVNALWDAAPMVGDRIAVVGAGMIGCSVAALAARYPGVRVQLIDSDPARAAVAEALGVDFALPEDALGACDLAVHASATEAGLARSLELLAPEGTVLELSWYGDRRISVPLGEAFHSGRLVLRGSQVGRVSEARRSRRTFADRLALSLELLADPAFDALVTGECAFEELPSVMSRIAAGELPGLCHRVVYDTAAPPASA